In one window of Desulfuromonas sp. KJ2020 DNA:
- a CDS encoding radical SAM protein, protein MARKKTLLAVVADESGEVFEHPDLLMAGMNGMTPRLPREDELIPLPEGSRLFTIPGTPPMGFDRKSGQLRTVDALPRSWGGGPMQAVSAFMTPAFTRTLLPAADYRRKAVQLPLWAYTAVGWCVEEERFYVAAVRVDRNNQWDPQHFDDRQLDPLVRATLRQYPDNRLYEQLSRCAVDYHCFAAKNLFFARWEAPLPTSPTCNSRCLGCISLQEAPECCPSSQERLTFVPTVQELCEVAVPHLQRAENAIVSFGQGCEGDPILQADTICDAVREMRRQTPRGTINFNSNASIPAAIDRLAAAGVDSVRISLNSVQEPFYNAYYRPRGYRFADVIDSVHRAKKAGMFTMLNYLVYPGLTDRPDEVEALLALIESAGVDLIQMRNLSIDPTMYWDAMGVSGEGMGMKKMLNTVKTKVPRIQYGYFNRTREMFYPAGYEADWPLPA, encoded by the coding sequence ATGGCGAGAAAAAAGACCCTGCTGGCTGTGGTCGCCGATGAGAGCGGCGAGGTTTTCGAACACCCCGATCTGCTCATGGCCGGCATGAACGGCATGACCCCCCGCCTGCCGCGCGAGGACGAGCTGATTCCCCTGCCCGAAGGGAGCCGGCTCTTCACCATCCCCGGCACCCCGCCCATGGGCTTCGACCGCAAATCAGGCCAGCTGCGCACCGTCGATGCCCTGCCGCGCAGCTGGGGTGGCGGCCCCATGCAGGCTGTCTCCGCCTTCATGACCCCCGCCTTCACCCGCACCCTGCTGCCCGCCGCCGATTACCGGCGCAAGGCAGTGCAACTGCCCCTGTGGGCCTATACGGCGGTGGGCTGGTGCGTCGAGGAAGAACGCTTTTACGTGGCGGCGGTGCGCGTCGATCGCAACAACCAGTGGGACCCGCAGCACTTCGATGACCGCCAGCTTGACCCCCTGGTGCGAGCCACCCTGCGCCAGTATCCCGACAACCGCCTCTACGAGCAGCTCTCGCGTTGCGCCGTCGATTACCACTGCTTCGCCGCCAAAAACCTCTTTTTCGCCCGCTGGGAAGCCCCCCTGCCGACCTCGCCCACCTGCAACTCCCGCTGCCTCGGCTGCATCTCCCTGCAGGAGGCCCCCGAGTGCTGCCCCTCCAGCCAGGAGCGCCTCACCTTCGTCCCCACGGTGCAGGAACTCTGCGAGGTCGCCGTCCCCCATCTGCAGCGGGCCGAGAACGCCATCGTCTCCTTCGGCCAGGGCTGCGAGGGCGATCCCATCCTGCAGGCCGACACCATCTGCGACGCCGTGCGCGAGATGCGCCGCCAGACCCCACGCGGCACCATCAACTTCAACTCCAACGCCTCCATCCCCGCCGCCATCGACCGCCTGGCCGCAGCCGGCGTTGACTCGGTGCGCATTTCCCTCAATTCCGTCCAGGAGCCCTTCTACAACGCCTACTACCGCCCCCGCGGCTACCGCTTTGCCGACGTCATCGACTCGGTGCACCGCGCCAAAAAAGCCGGCATGTTCACCATGCTCAACTACCTCGTCTACCCCGGCCTCACCGATCGCCCCGACGAAGTCGAAGCCCTGCTGGCTCTCATCGAATCCGCCGGCGTCGACCTCATCCAGATGCGAAACCTCAGCATCGATCCCACCATGTACTGGGACGCCATGGGCGTTTCCGGCGAAGGCATGGGGATGAAAAAGATGCTCAACACTGTCAAGACAAAAGTCCCCCGCATTCAGTACGGCTACTTCAACCGCACCCGCGAGATGTTTTATCCCGCTGGATACGAGGCTGACTGGCCGCTGCCGGCTTGA
- a CDS encoding B12-binding domain-containing radical SAM protein, translating into MRTLLTTLHSKFIHPSLALPCLAAYCGEDGGEILIREFTLHEPKENILAALLREEPDVVAFSVYLWNRQATLELVAALAAARPELRLVLGGPEVSFEDENFLRLHPGVAAVVRGEGEIPLRALLRAWHWGESPAGIARLLWRDGERFVNEADGPVLDHLDDIPSPFELGLVDISRGFVYTETSRGCPYSCAFCMSALDEKVRSFSMARIRADLGWLMAREVPRIKLVDRTFNYDAARSREIFRFILEHNRGSHFHFEIGAHLLDEETLALLAQVPPGTFQFEIGVQSTLPQALSAIGRQVSLQKLEENVRALRRHTPIDLHLDLIAGLPGEGYDDFLHSIDRVLDLHPHELQVELVKLLPGSPLRRQAAARGIAFDPHPPYTVLRTPELSFQQLETLRGISRLLDLTANSCRFGHFLDNLQEACGNLSAGLEKIEAYWQARELFRHPLSQRGLFEKMGEFVTDSFEGPEQNRLREELARDFALTERVVPEKAPAFFDTALSAAESARVRERVQAETAAVKGQGVKVQHFAAAFDHLPDFPARTLMLYLYLTRTGQGLEVREIPLSS; encoded by the coding sequence ATGCGAACCCTGTTGACCACCCTGCACAGCAAATTCATCCACCCCAGCCTGGCCCTGCCCTGTCTCGCCGCCTATTGCGGCGAGGACGGCGGTGAAATTCTCATCCGCGAGTTCACCCTGCACGAGCCGAAGGAGAATATCCTGGCCGCCCTGCTGCGGGAAGAGCCCGACGTGGTGGCCTTCTCCGTCTATCTGTGGAACCGGCAGGCCACCCTGGAGCTGGTGGCGGCGTTGGCGGCGGCGCGTCCCGAGCTGCGTCTGGTGCTGGGCGGACCGGAAGTCTCCTTTGAGGACGAAAACTTTTTGCGCCTTCACCCCGGCGTGGCTGCCGTGGTGCGCGGTGAGGGGGAAATCCCCCTGCGGGCCCTGCTGCGGGCCTGGCACTGGGGGGAGTCGCCCGCGGGGATCGCCCGCCTGCTCTGGCGCGACGGGGAGCGCTTCGTCAACGAGGCGGACGGGCCGGTGCTCGACCATCTCGACGACATCCCCTCCCCTTTTGAGCTGGGGCTGGTCGATATCTCCCGCGGCTTTGTCTACACGGAGACGAGCCGTGGCTGTCCCTACAGCTGCGCCTTCTGCATGAGCGCCCTCGATGAAAAAGTGCGCTCCTTCTCCATGGCGCGCATTCGCGCCGACCTGGGCTGGCTCATGGCGCGCGAGGTGCCGCGCATCAAGCTGGTCGACCGCACCTTCAACTACGACGCCGCCCGCAGCCGCGAGATCTTCCGGTTTATTCTGGAGCACAATCGCGGCAGCCATTTTCACTTCGAGATCGGCGCCCACTTGCTCGACGAGGAGACGCTGGCCTTGCTCGCCCAAGTGCCGCCGGGCACGTTCCAGTTTGAGATCGGCGTGCAGTCCACCCTGCCCCAGGCCCTGTCGGCCATCGGCCGCCAGGTCTCCCTGCAGAAACTCGAAGAGAATGTGCGCGCCCTGCGCCGCCACACCCCCATCGACCTGCACCTGGATCTCATCGCTGGCCTGCCCGGCGAGGGTTATGACGACTTTCTGCACTCCATCGACCGGGTCCTCGATCTGCACCCCCACGAGCTGCAGGTCGAGCTGGTCAAGCTGCTGCCCGGCTCGCCCCTGCGAAGGCAGGCGGCCGCCCGAGGCATCGCCTTCGATCCCCATCCGCCTTACACGGTGCTACGCACTCCTGAGCTGAGCTTCCAGCAGCTGGAGACCCTGCGGGGCATCAGCCGCCTGCTGGATCTGACGGCCAACAGCTGCCGCTTCGGGCATTTTCTCGATAACCTGCAAGAGGCCTGCGGCAATCTTTCGGCCGGGCTGGAAAAGATAGAGGCCTACTGGCAGGCGCGGGAGCTGTTCCGGCATCCGCTGTCACAGCGCGGCCTGTTCGAAAAGATGGGGGAGTTTGTAACGGATTCGTTTGAAGGGCCCGAGCAAAACCGTCTGCGGGAGGAGTTGGCGCGGGATTTCGCCCTGACCGAACGGGTGGTGCCGGAGAAGGCGCCGGCCTTTTTCGACACGGCGCTGTCGGCGGCGGAGAGCGCCCGCGTCCGCGAACGGGTGCAGGCCGAAACCGCCGCCGTCAAGGGTCAGGGGGTCAAGGTGCAGCACTTCGCCGCCGCCTTTGACCACCTGCCCGACTTTCCCGCCCGCACCCTTATGCTCTATCTCTACCTCACCCGCACCGGTCAGGGGCTGGAAGTGCGGGAGATTCCCCTGTCGTCCTGA
- a CDS encoding DUF6178 family protein — MENIELPGRKKVGHLTLHRDARTITPKEFNLLSQTERLEIVRRASGSHKYNLIIEAKDPAALVRKLPSQEVYLLLRERGLEESTELIELLTPAQIGTFIDLDCWQGDQMKPEAVLNWLVLLLETKNEQQVLQLAQGMEFELLAMMLKRFVTVTRGLEAFEDDDALQEAIFRDGGYELEFADSESAKIVGAFLDILRRLAPEFYPRLMEAVRWESEAMLEEETYQNRCSRLQDLGIPDPFEALKVYAYLDPEQFTGIAVAKKDVRAGQADVVPPGFILTVSEPGDLLAEVLADGLDEPTCWELTYLLNKVMSADRVDVGETEQIQGEMTEIFHYLNLALQHLAGGDVETAARQFRENYLENLFRLGFSLTLQLQRRAKDLLASPLAPYLDGPFRALTDALCQRQPRFFEGLLEVNRGGQRPFTNLSEVTLAGEWLDRLEVQRQLFTEQFPFALPEAAALDLSGCMPDAAEDLALSDFFLTALANRLLGRTFVPEPIDADELPGLHALVSEGGQLRPALRQETAQWLESLVPGGGAFADYCLDLWQEEFCTLKPEDIDPRYVGGLIVRLG, encoded by the coding sequence ATGGAAAATATCGAACTGCCCGGCCGCAAGAAAGTCGGCCACCTGACCCTGCATCGCGATGCGCGCACGATCACCCCCAAGGAGTTCAATCTGCTCAGCCAGACCGAGCGCCTGGAGATTGTGCGCCGGGCCTCCGGCAGCCACAAATACAACCTGATCATTGAAGCCAAGGATCCCGCCGCGCTGGTACGCAAGCTGCCGAGCCAGGAAGTCTATCTGCTGCTCCGGGAGCGGGGGCTGGAAGAATCGACGGAACTCATCGAACTGCTCACCCCCGCCCAGATCGGCACCTTTATCGACCTCGACTGCTGGCAGGGCGACCAGATGAAACCCGAGGCCGTGCTCAACTGGCTGGTTCTTCTGCTCGAAACCAAGAACGAGCAGCAGGTTCTGCAGCTGGCCCAGGGCATGGAGTTCGAGCTGCTGGCGATGATGCTCAAACGGTTCGTCACCGTGACCCGGGGACTGGAGGCCTTTGAAGACGACGACGCCCTGCAGGAGGCCATCTTCCGCGACGGCGGCTACGAACTGGAGTTTGCCGATTCGGAAAGCGCCAAGATCGTCGGCGCCTTTCTCGATATCCTGCGCCGGCTGGCCCCCGAATTCTACCCCCGTCTTATGGAGGCGGTGCGCTGGGAGTCAGAGGCGATGCTGGAGGAAGAAACCTACCAGAACCGCTGCAGCCGTCTGCAGGATCTGGGCATTCCCGATCCCTTCGAGGCTCTGAAGGTCTACGCCTATCTCGACCCCGAGCAGTTCACGGGGATCGCCGTCGCCAAAAAGGACGTTCGGGCGGGGCAAGCCGACGTGGTGCCTCCCGGCTTCATTCTGACGGTAAGCGAGCCGGGCGATCTGCTGGCTGAGGTGCTCGCCGACGGCCTGGACGAGCCGACCTGCTGGGAGCTGACCTATCTGCTCAACAAGGTGATGAGCGCCGATCGCGTCGATGTGGGGGAGACGGAACAGATTCAGGGGGAAATGACGGAGATCTTCCACTACCTCAACCTGGCCCTGCAGCATCTGGCTGGGGGCGATGTGGAGACGGCGGCCCGGCAGTTCCGGGAAAACTATCTGGAAAACCTCTTCCGGCTCGGTTTCAGCCTGACCCTGCAGCTGCAGCGCCGGGCCAAGGATCTGCTGGCCTCGCCCCTGGCCCCATACCTGGACGGACCCTTCCGCGCCCTGACCGACGCCCTCTGTCAGCGCCAGCCGCGCTTTTTCGAAGGCCTGCTCGAAGTCAATCGCGGCGGGCAGCGCCCCTTCACCAATCTGAGCGAAGTGACGCTGGCTGGCGAGTGGCTCGACCGGCTGGAGGTGCAGCGTCAGCTTTTCACCGAGCAGTTCCCCTTTGCCCTGCCCGAAGCGGCGGCGCTGGACCTGTCCGGTTGCATGCCCGACGCCGCTGAGGATTTGGCCCTGTCGGACTTTTTCCTCACCGCCCTGGCCAACCGGCTTCTGGGCCGCACCTTCGTGCCCGAACCGATCGACGCCGACGAACTGCCCGGTCTGCACGCCCTCGTGAGCGAAGGCGGGCAGCTGCGCCCGGCCTTGCGCCAGGAGACGGCCCAGTGGCTGGAGAGCCTGGTACCCGGCGGCGGCGCCTTTGCCGACTATTGCCTCGATCTCTGGCAGGAGGAATTCTGCACCCTTAAGCCCGAGGACATCGACCCCCGCTATGTGGGCGGGCTGATCGTACGCCTCGGCTGA
- a CDS encoding HD domain-containing phosphohydrolase gives MMKRLKTYFHSRVGRRIFLVFLVCTILPVTTLAVVSYQRVADQLENQARQRLRQMGQNIGLLLNEQLRVLHHELHLLAHSYQADPATFAARFRSYGFDLSLPLESLALFPEGAGPVLLSGEQSPDWQPPPRELTGKDENQAILWTPPKGSENLSIYLAVRLDPAISATGLLWAQISSRTLIEQAAKSLPPHINLFVTTGEGQSLYAPPHSPPPNPSASRCEDRSCLVDQVAAPLHDYFAEKDWILALHEPREVSLVSLYSFRRTFYLVAAVSLWSVLLVSAIFIRRSLVPLQRLKEGTRRLGQGDFSQTVEVDSKDEFAELAQSFNAMATELDSQFYTLNEMGQTTRAILIALDREKLIQAVLTRLPHIVRCDWVGLTLAEGPKGRFSTALAAPSSEKTAASEIHACRLEATEIQTLGEIEDAFFTEAVDLLPNLLAPLASKGTNSFFVLPIHHNGSIQGALLLGYRTAPHLSREDRVRSRAIADQITVALANIRLIEELADLNYGTLTALARTVDAKSSWTAGHSERVTNLALSIGRTLGLSVADLDLLHRASLLHDIGKIGVPNAILEKPVPLNPVEYSIINTHPEKGVRILEPLQAYRDVLPIVEQHHEWFNGQGYPRGLQGDEIAPGARILAVADVYDALISDRPYRRGWPHDEVMAHLQKGSGQQFDPEVVQAFMRTVCPTSCSA, from the coding sequence ATGATGAAGCGACTGAAGACCTACTTCCACAGCCGGGTGGGGCGCCGAATTTTTCTGGTCTTTCTGGTCTGTACCATTCTGCCTGTCACCACCCTGGCCGTGGTTTCCTACCAGCGGGTGGCCGACCAGTTGGAGAACCAGGCCCGTCAGCGCCTGCGCCAGATGGGTCAAAACATCGGCCTGCTCCTCAATGAACAACTCAGGGTTCTGCACCACGAACTCCACCTGCTGGCCCACTCCTATCAGGCCGATCCAGCCACCTTCGCCGCCCGCTTTAGATCCTATGGTTTTGACCTGAGCCTGCCTTTGGAAAGCCTCGCCCTTTTCCCCGAAGGGGCTGGACCGGTGCTGCTGTCGGGGGAGCAAAGCCCCGACTGGCAGCCTCCCCCCCGCGAACTCACCGGGAAGGATGAGAACCAGGCCATCCTCTGGACCCCGCCGAAGGGATCAGAGAATCTGTCCATTTATCTGGCCGTGCGGCTCGATCCGGCCATCTCCGCAACCGGACTCCTGTGGGCTCAGATTTCGTCCCGGACGCTCATTGAACAAGCCGCCAAGTCCCTGCCTCCTCACATCAACCTGTTTGTCACCACCGGCGAAGGACAAAGCCTCTACGCCCCCCCGCATTCACCCCCGCCGAATCCGTCTGCGAGCCGATGCGAAGACCGCAGCTGTCTGGTCGACCAGGTCGCCGCGCCACTGCACGATTACTTTGCTGAAAAGGACTGGATCCTCGCCCTGCATGAACCCCGCGAGGTCTCGCTGGTTTCCCTGTACAGTTTTCGCCGCACCTTCTATCTGGTCGCCGCCGTCTCCCTGTGGAGCGTTCTGCTGGTCAGCGCGATCTTTATCCGCCGCAGCCTGGTGCCTCTGCAAAGGCTCAAAGAAGGCACCCGTCGACTGGGCCAGGGCGATTTCAGCCAGACCGTGGAGGTCGACAGCAAGGACGAGTTCGCCGAACTGGCCCAATCCTTCAACGCCATGGCCACAGAACTTGACAGCCAGTTTTACACCCTGAACGAAATGGGACAAACGACCCGGGCCATTCTGATCGCCCTGGACCGCGAGAAGCTGATCCAGGCCGTTCTGACCCGCCTCCCCCATATCGTCCGCTGTGACTGGGTGGGACTGACCCTGGCGGAGGGCCCAAAAGGCCGTTTCAGCACCGCTCTCGCCGCCCCGTCCTCGGAAAAGACAGCGGCTAGTGAAATACACGCCTGCCGGCTTGAGGCGACGGAAATCCAGACCCTGGGCGAAATTGAGGACGCCTTTTTTACCGAAGCTGTCGACCTGTTGCCCAACCTTCTTGCCCCCCTGGCCAGCAAGGGAACCAATTCATTCTTTGTCCTACCCATTCACCACAACGGCAGCATTCAGGGCGCCCTGCTGCTCGGCTACCGGACAGCGCCGCACCTGAGCCGGGAGGATCGGGTAAGATCGCGGGCCATCGCCGATCAGATTACCGTCGCCCTGGCCAACATCCGACTTATCGAGGAACTGGCCGACCTCAACTACGGCACGCTGACCGCCCTGGCGCGCACGGTGGACGCCAAGTCTTCCTGGACGGCGGGCCATTCGGAACGCGTCACTAACCTGGCCCTGTCCATCGGCCGCACCCTCGGTCTCTCTGTGGCCGATCTGGATCTGCTGCATCGCGCCAGCCTGCTGCACGACATCGGCAAGATCGGGGTTCCCAATGCCATCCTCGAGAAACCCGTCCCTTTAAATCCGGTGGAATATTCCATTATCAACACCCACCCGGAAAAGGGGGTGCGTATCCTCGAACCCCTTCAGGCTTACCGGGATGTGCTGCCGATTGTCGAACAGCATCATGAATGGTTCAACGGCCAGGGCTACCCCCGGGGTCTCCAGGGCGACGAGATTGCGCCGGGGGCGCGCATCCTGGCCGTGGCCGATGTCTACGACGCCCTCATCTCCGACCGGCCCTACCGCCGGGGCTGGCCCCACGACGAGGTCATGGCCCACCTGCAGAAAGGGTCGGGTCAGCAATTCGACCCCGAGGTCGTGCAGGCATTCATGCGCACGGTCTGCCCAACCTCCTGCTCAGCCTGA
- a CDS encoding methyl-accepting chemotaxis protein, whose protein sequence is MDVFKSIYVALEKALFNTLTKKLVGNLLILFVAPLLIFLAGNTSQQDILQVLSSQGASAETISAVTEIAQTTTRTGILILVVSFAVGLGIIFFLRFMLVRPIRQISAIFHEIGSGEGDLSRDIPLVTHDELRDLSMNYNIFMVKLREIVDSVRKSGVNIAVASASLGNKVQTSAASTEKQGELASAIFTSSNQATIAITDITESTTMISASTSGHVENARTSYKELVEVSADIGTIDQKLAGFNHTVGELSEKSRGIREIVQLIQTISRQTGLLALNAAVEAARAGQAGKGFAVVAEEVKDLASRVRVATDRISDNINDMLTSVETTQGETQEISESMHRTRQAVERSCQQYQTMVNDFEQVNSQLQRISASVEQLSATNGLIHQNVTDINDLSQQVTGSMKESESAATGLSQATELMQERVSRFKVGQGNFERTLLEARRFRDRMQELISAIQREGRNVFDRNYVPIAGTNPPKYKTNYDSVFEKKLQPLYDELTKVLGGSIYALCVDTNGYAPTHTSNYSRPLTGDYERDLVNSRDKRLFNDRTGIRCARNEMPFLLQTYSRDTGQVISDLSLPIYIDGKHWGGMRVGLDPAVLLQD, encoded by the coding sequence ATGGACGTTTTCAAAAGCATCTACGTCGCCCTGGAAAAGGCCCTTTTCAACACGCTGACCAAAAAGCTGGTGGGCAACCTGCTCATCCTTTTCGTGGCGCCGCTGCTGATTTTTCTGGCGGGGAACACCAGTCAGCAGGACATCCTGCAGGTCCTCTCCTCGCAGGGGGCCAGCGCCGAAACCATCAGCGCCGTCACCGAGATTGCGCAAACAACCACCCGCACCGGCATCCTGATTCTGGTCGTCTCTTTCGCCGTCGGCCTGGGCATCATCTTCTTTCTGCGGTTCATGCTGGTGCGTCCCATCCGGCAGATCAGCGCCATCTTCCATGAAATCGGCAGCGGCGAAGGCGACCTGTCCCGCGACATTCCCCTGGTCACCCACGACGAGCTGCGGGACCTGTCGATGAACTACAACATTTTCATGGTCAAACTCCGGGAAATCGTCGATTCGGTGCGCAAATCCGGTGTGAACATCGCGGTCGCTTCGGCCTCGCTCGGCAATAAAGTGCAGACCTCCGCCGCCAGTACCGAAAAGCAGGGGGAACTGGCCAGCGCCATCTTCACCAGCAGCAACCAGGCGACCATCGCCATCACCGACATCACCGAAAGCACCACCATGATCTCGGCCTCGACCTCGGGGCATGTGGAAAACGCCCGGACGTCCTACAAGGAGCTGGTCGAGGTCAGCGCCGACATCGGCACCATCGACCAGAAGCTGGCCGGCTTCAATCATACCGTGGGCGAACTGAGTGAAAAATCCCGCGGCATCCGGGAGATCGTCCAGCTGATCCAGACGATCTCCCGGCAAACGGGACTGCTCGCCCTTAACGCCGCCGTCGAGGCCGCCCGGGCCGGCCAGGCCGGCAAAGGCTTTGCCGTGGTCGCCGAAGAGGTCAAGGATCTGGCTTCGCGCGTGCGGGTCGCCACCGACCGCATTTCGGACAACATCAACGACATGCTGACCAGCGTGGAGACGACCCAGGGAGAGACCCAGGAAATCAGCGAATCCATGCACCGCACCCGGCAGGCGGTGGAGCGTTCCTGCCAGCAGTACCAGACCATGGTCAACGACTTTGAACAGGTCAACAGCCAGCTGCAGCGCATCAGCGCCTCCGTTGAACAGCTCAGCGCCACCAACGGCCTCATCCATCAGAATGTGACGGACATCAACGATCTCAGTCAGCAGGTAACGGGTAGCATGAAAGAGTCGGAGAGTGCCGCCACCGGACTGTCCCAGGCCACGGAACTCATGCAGGAGCGGGTATCGCGCTTCAAGGTGGGACAGGGCAATTTTGAACGCACCCTGCTGGAGGCTCGCCGCTTCCGCGACCGCATGCAGGAGCTGATCAGCGCCATCCAGCGCGAGGGGCGCAACGTTTTCGATCGCAATTACGTACCCATCGCCGGCACCAATCCGCCGAAGTACAAAACAAATTACGACTCCGTCTTCGAAAAGAAGCTGCAGCCCCTTTACGACGAACTCACGAAAGTGTTGGGCGGCAGCATCTACGCCCTGTGCGTCGACACCAACGGCTATGCGCCGACCCACACCAGCAATTACTCGCGCCCCCTGACCGGTGACTATGAGCGCGACCTGGTCAACAGCCGCGACAAACGCCTGTTCAATGACAGGACGGGCATTCGCTGCGCCCGCAACGAGATGCCCTTCCTGCTGCAAACCTATTCGCGGGACACCGGTCAGGTCATCAGCGACCTCTCCCTGCCGATTTATATCGACGGCAAGCACTGGGGCGGCATGCGCGTCGGCCTCGATCCAGCCGTCCTCCTGCAGGACTGA
- a CDS encoding lipid-binding SYLF domain-containing protein, protein MKKLRLLRMLVALCFALLSVSVATAADEQTRKVEQAAEIMQQIMAIPEQAIPPQLLENSHGIAIIPSVIKVGFVFGGRYGKGVVLVRQEDGAWSNPCFVSLAGGSFGWQIGAQSTDVILVFKSRRSVEGMLKSKFTLGADASVAAGPVGRHVEGATDVELKAEIYSYSRSRGLFAGVSLEGSAITIDGESNAVFYGQTPILPRDILEKRLKAPAAATQLREIVARYAH, encoded by the coding sequence ATGAAAAAGTTGCGTTTGCTGAGGATGCTCGTGGCCCTGTGTTTTGCTTTGCTGTCGGTTTCTGTGGCGACGGCAGCGGATGAACAGACCCGGAAGGTGGAGCAGGCGGCCGAGATCATGCAGCAGATTATGGCCATACCTGAACAGGCCATACCGCCCCAACTGCTTGAAAACAGTCACGGCATTGCCATTATCCCTTCCGTTATCAAGGTCGGGTTCGTCTTTGGCGGTCGTTACGGCAAAGGGGTGGTCCTGGTTCGTCAGGAAGATGGCGCCTGGAGCAACCCCTGCTTTGTCTCTCTGGCCGGTGGCAGTTTCGGCTGGCAGATCGGCGCTCAGTCCACGGACGTCATCCTGGTGTTCAAAAGCCGGCGCAGCGTCGAGGGCATGCTCAAAAGTAAATTTACCCTGGGGGCGGACGCTTCCGTCGCGGCAGGGCCGGTGGGTCGGCACGTTGAGGGGGCCACGGATGTTGAACTGAAGGCGGAAATCTATTCCTATTCGCGCAGCCGCGGGCTCTTCGCCGGTGTTTCTCTTGAGGGCTCGGCCATTACGATTGACGGCGAGTCGAATGCGGTTTTTTACGGCCAGACCCCGATTCTGCCCCGCGACATTCTGGAAAAGCGCCTCAAAGCGCCGGCGGCGGCCACCCAGTTGCGGGAAATTGTGGCCCGCTATGCCCATTGA